ttgtttcgtTGCACGATTAATCAACCGGTAATGAATCGTCAACTTGCTATCGGTCATATTTGCGTGCTAGAGTAACGGATTTTACtgccttttttattttaccgGAGAGAAGATGCATCTTCTCTCCGATTTGTGGTGTTTCCGACATACTTTCGCCGCAGGGCGAGGAATTCAGGCGTTGACTGCTGATGTAACTGCCTGATGCCTTAATAGGGTTCCAATTGAGTCGTAGAGTCCCTAGTAGTTTGTGTCGTGAAGTTTTTGCCGCGTGAAGATGCATTGTTGCAGAGAGCGTGACGGTTTCACGGTTCCATGGTACCGAGTGCAAGAGCCGGCGAGGAAAGTCAATTTCAACTCCCGCTTGCTGTGACTGTGTTACTGCGAAGGATTGGTTCTTGCCCTTTGTACTTGGGTGTACGGGTCATTAGGGCTGCTCGACCTCGTTCAACATTTGACGACAGCCGGCTCTGTCGAGCCAGCATCGCTACCAACACTACTCTACCCTTAGCCTACGCCCCTACAAACTATATTTTTTATCGTGTATTATTAACCATACAGATACGCGTCCTTTGACAATCCGCAGATGAAATGATCCTTGCAGTGCGGTTGAACGGGCGCGCTTCCCACATTTGAATTGATCCGACGACGCGACTCGATATAGCCATTGCATTTGCTCGAACCGGCCACGCGACACAATAGCAAATAGCAAAGTAAGGGGTATTACACCTAAATGTCGCCTGTCGCGCATTCCATAGAACAAAGCAGACTGGAAATTGTACTACTGGCTGCCGGCGTTCTTGTGCTCGTTCTTTTCTtcggcatcttcatcctcgtctgCGTCAGCTTAACACACTCGAACGCACCTCTTTCACGGCACAGAGCTACGTCATGGGGAGGATACTGGAATGAGCGGTGGGATGCTGGCCCGTCAGCACCGGGCCAAGATGAAGGTGTATTTCATAGTGTTCGTCGACGAAGCGTGTCAATTGCTGAAGAAGTCAGAAAGAAGCTGACAAGTTTGAAGCAATTGCTGACATTAGATATGCCCGATTATGACGATGTCCCAAGGCAACGGTATATCGAAAGCACAGACTTCACGCCATACAACATTACGACCCTGAATGACGGGACAGATCATGGCTTGTCCACGCTCCTATTAGATGATAACTCCAACTGGCATGACCTGCTGGAgtcgccggcctcgagcACCGGGAGAGATCGAGAGGGAGGGATTGTAACAAAGAGACCTGAGAGAGCAATGGTTCATGACGATAGCTGCGATTTAGAGGCGCAGGATTCTGATGACTCTGAACACTGAAGACCTGGGAAATTGGGCAATATCACTCGCGGCAGACTCGGGATGAAGAAGTCCGTTCCTGAGATGGTGTACAGAAAAATTGCTAATTAGGCTAGCCGCCTATAAAATGGCTCAGATTTATAAACAACCCATGCCGTAATCTATCTTGCTTGCTCCGTTTTCCCACCGTCGTCCATCTGTTTTGTTTGTACATTGACGAAGCGTCGTCAGATTTCGCCGGTTCAAATCTAaggttgctgctgcttcttgagaTCGCGCGCCGCCAGCTTCAGATTGATGTTGCATTCCTCGTAGGCTCGTCCAGCACCGAAACCGGCACCAACAAAGGCGGGCCAGGCTCGTCGTCGAAATAACAGGACGGAAAAGACGACACCGAAACCGAGACCAAGGGTAGATTTTACGAGGAGGTTCGACAGACAGCGATCCCACTACACCTTGACGTTAGATCTTACCGTTCACATTGTCGCGTGTGCTCGCTGGGAAATAATATACCTTCTCGTTGAGGAGGGCCTCGCTGACGGGTCGGGAAATGGCGCTCgcaggagctgcagcagGGGCGGACTCGGGCATGGTGAATAGACTGAGTGGTGGCGCGTGAGATTTCTGGAGGTCATGAGATCGACCGGCGACTCGGACGACTTACGTATTTGCGGAATTGATGCCAATGTAGTGTGATTGGAGCTACAGACAGCTTCGACGTCGGCGATGCTCTGATGTCAATTGTGACGAAAACCAGTCGGCCAATGGCCCAGGTTACCCGAAGGCGGTGAGACTTGTCCCAGGCATGTGGGTTTTGTATTGGGCGGCAGAATTTTGGAAATTTTGGCTTGCAGTTGCAGCCAAACGCACCGTGGGGCAGAGCACTTGGTCTTTTCCGACCAGCAACGCTGAGTGTTCGGAGCATTCTGGCGGCCTTGGATTTTATAATCATAGAGGCGCATGGGTTGAATGGCTTTGACAGCTGATGATGGTAAGTGCCTCTTTTTGCTACCAGATAATTTTTTTGTGCTAATTAGGCAGGATAACACGGACCTCATCAAGACCGTTAGAGGTCTGGACCAAAATGGCCCTGGAGACGATGGTCAAAACCTCCAGCAGCTTTGGAACTTCCTAGCTGCGGCAGCGGATAACCAGTTTCATGCTGCAGAAGAAAGCAGCTTACGGTGGCTGTTGAAATCCATGAACGGCACTTCAGAAGCGGCCGAGACGTTGCGCCGGTACCCTCTCACTTGGACGATTCTCGACCGTGTCTTCCAAAGAATCCCGTTGTTTTCACTGGCAAAATCGCTGGCGGATAGAAAATTTATGGCAGTTCTGCAACAGACGCTAAAAGATGTCTCGAAGCCAGTTGGCTCTACTGAACAAACTACTCCGACTAAACGAAAGCGTTCGACACTCATTGCCTACTCGGTCGACGCTCTGCGAAGCATAAATGGGTGCCTGGAGACTGCTCAGACTCTGTTCATAGCAGTGAAGTCACTGTTAAATCGCTTAGACAACACATTGGAGACATTCTCGCGAGACAAGATTGGAGCCGAACATATTAGGTCTCTCTTCTGTACATCGGCCGTAGATGCCACAGCAATTGCAGCGCCGGCGTTTAAAATATGCGAAAATCTCTTATCCAGCGACTCACACGACCAAATAAAAGGGTGCGAAGATTGGATTCAAACAATTTCATCAGTTTGGGACCTTCATCTCCAGGGCACGGATGATGTCGTGAATGTGGCAATATACCTGTTCCGACCTGCATCAGTCATTCTAGCAAATGTTGGGCCGTTTTCTTCTGCAAATCGAGCTCAGGTACGCGATAGCCTGAAGGAGAAATGGTCATCGGATATGCAGGCATTCATGCATCGCAACTTTGCTCTCCCCGGACGAGGCGCCTTCATCAACCATCGAACTCTCGAAGCTTTTACGACTGCTCTGGAGATATGTAAAGGTATAATTCATCTGGCCGCTCCTGCGTTGTACTTCATCGCATCGAGCACATACAAGGATGTAGCCGACAGTGGACTTCGCAAGGACAATGTTGCGTGGATTAAAGAAACGTTTCAAGCTGTTGAGCTGGCAATCGCGAGGAGACAAGATCGTCACATTCTCATGGAGAGTATTTTAGAGCAAGCATTGGGAAATTCTGCCCCAGTTGGTGTAGACGACCTGCGTCGGGTGTGTCGGGATTACGCCTTACAAGACGACGGTACCCGCTGGTCCTTGGTGTCAAAGATTGCTCAGTGCGAAACAGATGTGTTCCAAATATCTGACGACAGTATTGAGCTGCGAAAGGAAATCTGTGACAGAATCATCAAAGAAGACAATGACGAAAGCAATAAAAAGGCAATTGTGGAAGTGATTGGGGCGATTCAAGATGGATTCCGCACTCATCGAGACCTGCCAAGCTTCTTGCGGTTATGGTTTCAGCAACTTTCGGATACCGAGAGACAGAATTTTCGTGCGGATTCGGCTTGGATTACTTTTATTCGGGAGCGATCTCAAAAGGACTCGCTCACTTCCATTATCGAGACTGGAATGTCTCCTCAGCGTCTGAATGAGGTTGTTGCATGGGTGAAGGAAAATTCATCAAAACAAAATCCTCAAGCGACTGTATTATTTGCATCTACTGTTGTTCAGTCGTTACATAGTGAACAATACGTCGATGCCATTGGGCGGCAGCTGTTCGATTTGGTGGAGGGTTTGAAGGCTTCTACTCCTTTGACGGCTTTGCGATGGCGAGTTGTGTCAATGACTGTTTGGTGCGTGGCTCCAGATGAAAGGCAAGGAATTTGGGGCGCGGTGAAGAAGCGTCTTACCAAGGCTTTGGAAAAGTCGCCAATCCTGTCCGCGGAAGCGTACGAAGCCTTCAGATGCTGCTACGAAATTTGGGATTCTGTGTCCCCTGATGGACCTTGGGTCGAAGAGCCTGCGGGCTTGACCGAAGCATTCACGAAAAGACTCGCGGTTGAAATGAGCTCTGCCTGTGTTCTGAAGGGTACTCTATTCTCAACAGCGCTTGGCTTGGCTAGTGAAGCGGTCTTCAATGAAGACTATGGTTACGAGCAGTACATTGCCTGGTTATTGAACGGTTCCAGCCGATTCAACAAACTCTACATGTCTAAGGCAGGCGAGTTGCCGCCCGCACTCGGTGAAGTAATTGCATCACGCAAATTGAGTACAGACGGGTTGGCTATTCTGTGGGCGGCATTGATACGGAATGAGACCAATCTCAATGAAACGAAGCTTTCGCATGGTCTAGTTGATCGCCTACTCGCGGCTTTTGACGAATCTGGAAAGGAGAAGAACTGGCCGGGTGAAAAGGGGCAAATGTGGATGAGAGCGCTATCAAGTATCCCCTTAGACTGCTTCGATCGTGATCAGCGAGAAAAGCTTACGACGATACTGGCTAAGCGACAGTCAATGCTGACAGAACCTGCCACCAAGGACGATGTGAACAGTTGGAAGCTGTTATTAAGCCTGATATGCAAGATTATGAAACGACCTACATTTCACGAGGGCATGCGATTCTCAGACTTGGTGGAAGCATCTCAGACGTTGTCCCATCTTTCGATGACATCGGAAGACAGCATCGAGACAATCCTGGAGGTCATTGAGAGGTTTTCTCACATGGCTTCTTTAGTCATAAAGCAAATGGCAGGTCACGTCGATGAGCGAAGTGCCAAGTACTTCCGCGAAGCCACTACATTCGTGTCGATTTGCGAGAAGCAAGCCGATGGCAGTAGTGACCACAAGCTTGACTTGCCAGCCCTCCACATGACTCTACTGAAATCCCTCGGCACTGAGCTTACTCAGTCTGTAAACGCCCGATCAAACACGGACTTTGCGCCTTTATTGACCACGACACGAAAAGCTTTATCGAAATGCATCACGAAAGTCATCAAATTTTGTGTCTCGGAAAAAAAAGTACTAGAGCTCTCTAGTCTGCCTGTCGATATGAGCATTATGGCCGCTGTGGATGCCGCTGCAGCCACGGAGTTCTCTGATAAAAATGACTTGAAGTCATCTTCTATAAGAAAACTAGAAAAAAGAACTAAACAGGCGATGCAGGATGGTGATTTGCGAGCATGGAAGATTCAAACATTTCTTCGCGCGTACTTATCAGACAAGCTTGAGGTATCGCATCCAACCACTTTCGACGACCTGAAAAATCTGCCTCACCGTATGCGAGAGGTGGTGCTCAGGGAGCTTGTCCAATCCGTGTCTGCTAACATGGACGGCTTGTCGAAATTGGCGTACTTGAGAGAGCTGCTGAGAGAGCTGAAAGGAGGCTGTAATACGGATGGTCAGTTGCTTGCCATTGAGTATCTGGCAAATCAAATTATTGGTATGTTCATTCGCTCTGCTGATTGCCAAGCCAACATCCTAACAAAATTTCCAGAATCATCCGACTTCCAGCTTCAGACTGATGACGGTTTCAACATCGGTATGGTCCACAGTGATTTGACCTCGTTGCTTCTGCGCAAACCATCCAATTCCAACATCATCTGCCGCATCCTGCGAGCTCTTCTAGAGAAACGGCCGCAGTTAATGAGCcaatggaacattgaaattaCCCTGAGCACTGTATCTGATCTCGCATCGGACCGCCATGCCGGCGAGAGCACTACATCCTATCCTTGGCTTTGCAAACTGGTCGaagtaattattaagaaGCACCGTTTGCGACTTGAAGGGCATTTCCACCTGCTCTTGAGCACGTTGCAAGCCTTGCTGCAGAATCTCATCAAGAGTCAACAGCACTCCACAGCAACAGACAACTTGGCtcaagaagccaaggcccaGTTGTATGCCCGTCTCGTCACCCTGATTTGCGAGCCTACCGTCGGAGCTGTCTCCCGTTCGCAGCTTCACAGTTCGCTGGACTCAGCTACCGATGCCGCCAAGCGATCTGCCGGCCGACACATGTACCTCATTCTGGTACACTATGTCAAGCTGCAGCTCGAAACGAGCGTGTCAACAGAAGTACGTGATGCGCTTGAACAGGCTATGAATTCCATCTTCGACATTACGCCCCCTGAAGGAAGAAAGATTCTCAACGACACAATGGATAGCAGTGGCAGAGCGATATTGCGAGAAATGTTTAAGAGATATGTCAAATTCGGTAAATGGAGTGGCGTTTGAGAACGGGATTATAGAGTATATTAGGGTATCTCAATACAATAGCATCAGCGTCTTTCCGCCACTGGCCAAGGTTTTAATTTGATCTTCCCCCGTCAAGGCCTACGTGGTCTTTTGTGCGCGCGCTAGGATGCCCATGTTTCTTGCGATAGGCTCTAATCTTGCCATGCAAGTCGGGCTGCACAAAGATCCATAGAATGGCAACCAGCCATGCGCCGAGCGTATCAACAACCCAGTTGTTCCTGAAGGAACCCCCCAGCATGCCCAGTCTCATCAAGTCCCCGAGCCAGTTTACCGTGACGAAGTAATCGCCATTCTCCAGTCCCTTGATTGACGCTGCGGCGACTTGGTCGGGTGTCTGCCTCGGGTCCGACGCTTCTAGGATCTTGGTAATTTCCGGCTTCACCTGCTCCTCGCGCACGAATCCTGGCGACAGGATCGTCCCGGGATACACGACGTGGACCTTGACGTTCTGCGGATACAGCATGACCTCCTGCGAGAGGGTGTCTGCGAGGCCTCTCAGGGCCCATTTCGAGGGTGCGTAGGGCGCATATCCGGGGATGGTGTACAGGGCTACCGCGGAGGTGGTCATGACGAGGTGCTTGGGCTCGAGCGTGACGGGGGCCGAGGGCTCGAGCCAGGCTCTCAGGATGGCGTGTGACATTTCGGCGGTGCCGTAAAAGTTGACGTCCATGTGGTGTCGGAGGGAGTCCATTTCCATTTCTGTGAAGAGCTGGGGCGCGGATGTGCCCGCGCAGCACCAGACGATGTCGGGTGTTTGGTTGTTGTTCCACGctgtggcggcggcgatgagagGTGCCGCGTAGGAGGGGGAGGATACGTCGGCCGCGATGTGGTGGAATCGTTGGCTGGGGTCCTTTGCTGATGCCTATGATAGTGTCAGTCGGATGTTGTTTATGACTGCTGCGCGCGTCATCATGCCGGCGGTCTGCGCAAAGAATGAGAGAGCGAGGCGTAGGTGCGTACTCTGACGGTTTTGAGAGCTTCTTCGAGCTTGGCGGTGCTTCGGGAAACGAGGATGATGCTGGCTCCTTTGGCGCTGAGCTGCTGCGCGACAGAGAGGCCCATGCCTTCGGATCCGCCTGTGATGAGGACCGTCTAGAGAAGGGTTAGGAGTTGGTGGCATCGATAGGGTGGTAGCTGGACGATAGACTTGCCTTTCCCGCGACGGGCATCTTGTTCCCCGAGAAGAGACCCATTGTGAGTGAGAATGCGACTAGGATTGCGAGGGCAGTCGGGATCAGCATCCAAGGGGAAGAAGTGAGCGTTGCGACGTGGTCCATGGAGGGGGGGCTAGCTGGGAGCAGCAGGCACTGGGTGGCCAAGAAACTCCTTTCTATTTGCAAATAATATAGGCTATTTTCGATTTGAAGACATGTCGAGAATCCAGGTCTGGGTGGAGCTGAGGTCGAAAGTGCTCATAATCACATTGAAGCCTTGGTATCTGGTCCCCAGATGGGGTTGCAGAAGTGGGTCTTCGAGCTTGACGTCGCGCCACGACCTCAAAATGCTACCATGATTTAGACAAACATATATCAGCACGTTGGTTAAGGGCTACTCTTTCATGTATATGGCAAAAGCGCAAGCTTTCACCCAGATGCCGCCCCCACAATCGTGGCATTAATAGCCATGTCGGACAGCGAGAGTGGCACAAAACTCGTCGTGCCCAAGTTCTCCTCGTTCAAAGCCAGGGATCCGGCAAGGCCTACAAAGGCCGATGGTggcaaaggaaaacaaaGAGAAAGGAGTCAGTCGAGGGACAGGCACCGAGATAAGCGCCATCGCTCTCACCACAGCCAAGATTCTCGCCGAAGAGAGGAGCGGTCCTCCCGACATCGAGAGAGGCAAGCTGCGCCACCGCAAGACCCAGCGCAAGGTCCAAAGGCATTGCTTGAAAAAACCACGTCATCGGCTTTTGTTATCGACACGAAAGGAGACcatttaatattaaagtacGGTCTTGATCGCGCCAAAGTCCCTGCCTACTATCGCTATGGGGGCGGTAGAGTCCTCGGCACCGCTGGTAGACTTGTCATTCATCGCGAGGGCCCGAGGGACCAATTCAGCCTCCGCTTCCCAGGCGATGGGGCGGGATTCTTTGACAAGGATGGATTGCGGTCCAAGTCATTTCGTCTGACGCGTGACCCGATCAGGCTTCGAGCAAGGGCGTCGGAGTCTGATGAGGATGACACATTCCTGGCTGTTGGGAGTTCGAAAAAGAGAAAGCAAGATGAGCGAGATTCGGAAtctgaagacgatgaaggtCTGTCGTACAGGTCTATTGaaggcaaagccaaggctAAGGCGGCACTCGAGTCTGACCATGACAGCTCGGGGTCTGAGGACGAAGTAGTGGACCTGGAGCATGATAACCCGCTTCGGTGGAAGTCTATTCAGCTGAGCAGGCAGGTCAAAGACCATCCGGGGGATATTGACGCTTGGATGGAATTGGTAGACCATCAGGATGACCTGCAGCGGGCAGGGGAGACAATCGATGAGCGAACGACGGCGAACACGGCACACAGTTTCTCAGAGATTAAAGTCGACATGCTTGAATCGGCTCTCTCTAATGCTATTGTAGCCGAGGGTCGAGAAGTTGTGCTTGTCCGTCTCATGCGCGAAGGGATGAAGATCTGGCCGAGCAAGCTTGCTGCAAAGAAGTGGTCAGAAATTGAGAAAGAAGTGGAAAACAACTTTGAGCTATGGAGGGCGCATTTGGACTTTGCCATGTCTAATATTTCCAGCTTCCAGTACGACGATGTCAAGCAAATGCTACTGGACAGGCTGCGCGCTGTCCTGTCACGGGCCGGCGCACAAGAAAAGCACTGGGAGGAAGCTATATATGTGTTTTTGCGGACAGCAAGATTGATGCATGACTCTGGATACAAGGAGCTAGCTGCGGCAGCGTGGCAAGCTTTGCTGGAGTTCAACTTCTTCAGGGGCGGCTCAGAGATGCCTGGAACTGGTATGGAGGCATTTCGAGATTTCTGGGAGAGCGAAGTCCCACGACTGGGAGAGGAGGATGCC
The DNA window shown above is from Metarhizium brunneum chromosome 1, complete sequence and carries:
- the URB2 gene encoding Nucleolar pre-ribosomal-associated protein 2; amino-acid sequence: MDNTDLIKTVRGLDQNGPGDDGQNLQQLWNFLAAAADNQFHAAEESSLRWLLKSMNGTSEAAETLRRYPLTWTILDRVFQRIPLFSLAKSLADRKFMAVLQQTLKDVSKPVGSTEQTTPTKRKRSTLIAYSVDALRSINGCLETAQTLFIAVKSLLNRLDNTLETFSRDKIGAEHIRSLFCTSAVDATAIAAPAFKICENLLSSDSHDQIKGCEDWIQTISSVWDLHLQGTDDVVNVAIYLFRPASVILANVGPFSSANRAQVRDSLKEKWSSDMQAFMHRNFALPGRGAFINHRTLEAFTTALEICKGIIHLAAPALYFIASSTYKDVADSGLRKDNVAWIKETFQAVELAIARRQDRHILMESILEQALGNSAPVGVDDLRRVCRDYALQDDGTRWSLVSKIAQCETDVFQISDDSIELRKEICDRIIKEDNDESNKKAIVEVIGAIQDGFRTHRDLPSFLRLWFQQLSDTERQNFRADSAWITFIRERSQKDSLTSIIETGMSPQRLNEVVAWVKENSSKQNPQATVLFASTVVQSLHSEQYVDAIGRQLFDLVEGLKASTPLTALRWRVVSMTVWCVAPDERQGIWGAVKKRLTKALEKSPILSAEAYEAFRCCYEIWDSVSPDGPWVEEPAGLTEAFTKRLAVEMSSACVLKGTLFSTALGLASEAVFNEDYGYEQYIAWLLNGSSRFNKLYMSKAGELPPALGEVIASRKLSTDGLAILWAALIRNETNLNETKLSHGLVDRLLAAFDESGKEKNWPGEKGQMWMRALSSIPLDCFDRDQREKLTTILAKRQSMLTEPATKDDVNSWKLLLSLICKIMKRPTFHEGMRFSDLVEASQTLSHLSMTSEDSIETILEVIERFSHMASLVIKQMAGHVDERSAKYFREATTFVSICEKQADGSSDHKLDLPALHMTLLKSLGTELTQSVNARSNTDFAPLLTTTRKALSKCITKVIKFCVSEKKVLELSSLPVDMSIMAAVDAAAATEFSDKNDLKSSSIRKLEKRTKQAMQDGDLRAWKIQTFLRAYLSDKLEVSHPTTFDDLKNLPHRMREVVLRELVQSVSANMDGLSKLAYLRELLRELKGGCNTDGQLLAIEYLANQIIESSDFQLQTDDGFNIGMVHSDLTSLLLRKPSNSNIICRILRALLEKRPQLMSQWNIEITLSTVSDLASDRHAGESTTSYPWLCKLVEVIIKKHRLRLEGHFHLLLSTLQALLQNLIKSQQHSTATDNLAQEAKAQLYARLVTLICEPTVGAVSRSQLHSSLDSATDAAKRSAGRHMYLILVHYVKLQLETSVSTEVRDALEQAMNSIFDITPPEGRKILNDTMDSSGRAILREMFKRYVKFGKWSGV
- the gsl-3 gene encoding 3-ketodihydrosphingosine reductase gsl-3, producing MGLFSGNKMPVAGKTVLITGGSEGMGLSVAQQLSAKGASIILVSRSTAKLEEALKTVRASAKDPSQRFHHIAADVSSPSYAAPLIAAATAWNNNQTPDIVWCCAGTSAPQLFTEMEMDSLRHHMDVNFYGTAEMSHAILRAWLEPSAPVTLEPKHLVMTTSAVALYTIPGYAPYAPSKWALRGLADTLSQEVMLYPQNVKVHVVYPGTILSPGFVREEQVKPEITKILEASDPRQTPDQVAAASIKGLENGDYFVTVNWLGDLMRLGMLGGSFRNNWVVDTLGAWLVAILWIFVQPDLHGKIRAYRKKHGHPSARTKDHVGLDGGRSN
- the mic10 gene encoding MICOS complex subunit mic10, which produces MPESAPAAAPASAISRPVSEALLNEKWDRCLSNLLVKSTLGLGFGVVFSVLLFRRRAWPAFVGAGFGAGRAYEECNINLKLAARDLKKQQQP